From the Tripterygium wilfordii isolate XIE 37 chromosome 6, ASM1340144v1, whole genome shotgun sequence genome, one window contains:
- the LOC120000787 gene encoding AUGMIN subunit 6-like: MTMDREKEREIELESAMYTNCLLLGLDPAIIGAGASNGTPRVGLFRHSNPKLGEQLLYFILSSLRGPVQSAKDFDKVWPIFDSAQSRDFRKVVQAVISELESQGALPRSNSRVSSLATCCGPRFVELLWQLSLHALREVHRRTFASDVASNPLPASMTDVAFSHAATLLPITKARIALERRRFLKNAEMAVQRQTMWSNFAHEMTGEFRGLCAEEAYLQQELEKLHDLRNKVKLEGEQWDDLVSSSSQNSHLVSKATRLWESILARKSQHEVLASGPIEDLIAHREHRYRISGSSLLAAMDQSSQAPYIDALSAQPADIDSTRLEDKELSDGSFLYVNREKLKNNVDSSHLQVNDDTHSLVDDRGGRVNPTVDVAEIIRCWTHALQRIHKQSLYLAKANDGEGPDILRSTHDGDTSGHAESLAATLAEHHQHLASFQLLINQLKEVAPTIQNSIAECTEKVNRITSNIPPITKHRGQATSPIQAHSSGRTLESSTEDVAEVTSKMSNVMLDKVSASPPALKLPQLFSLTPSSSGKGGNMLKRQTFAAHSNQLENISARNSSDQPLSDNPPQDDDNSYVQNLRRSVREAALSMPSCNLEPSKDIPSDEGSEHFFAPLSTAGFSHLVPESKTSSRSKRFSVFQTDASLQENNISRGHVWSKYDDLPAGLNNFNSLHDYDHINGFLSVAGSNSAVSDVQRSFFEVEESRDQVFSPPLLMEAALLADSYEDLLAPLSETETALMEH, translated from the exons ATGACGATGgacagagagaaggagagagagatcGAGCTCGAGAGTGCAATGTACACAAACTGCTTGCTGTTGGGTCTAGATCCGGCTATCATTGGTGCCGGAGCATCCAACGGGACCCCTCGGGTTGGACTTTTCCGCCATTCCAACCCTAAATTGGGCGAGCAACTTCTCTACTTCATCCTCTCATCCCTTCGCGGTCCTGTTCAATCCGCCAAA GACTTCGATAAGGTGTGGCCGATTTTCGACTCGGCGCAATCGCGagattttcgtaag GTAGTGCAAGCGGTAATTAGTGAGCTCGAGTCGCAGGGGGCGCTTCCCAGAAGTAATTCGAGGGTTTCATCACTTGCTACCTGCTGTGGACCAAG ATTTGTTGAACTTTTGTGGCAGCTTTCTTTGCATGCTTTGCGAGAGGTTCATCGACGAACATTTGCATCTGATGTTGCTTCAAACCCCCTGCCTGCTTCAATGACAGATGTTGCCTTCTCACATGCAGCCACTCTCCTTCCCATAACAAAG GCTAGAATAGCGCTAGAGCGAAGGAGATTCCTTAAAAATGCAGAAATGGCGGTACAGAGACAGACTATGTGGTCAAATTTTGCTCATGAAATGACCGGAGAGTTTCGTGGTCTTTGTGCTGAAGAG GCTTATTTGCAGCAAGAGTTGGAAAAATTACACGACTTGAGAAACAAAGTAAAGTTGGAAGGGGAACAGTGGGATGATCTTGTATCAAGTTCAAGTCAGAATTCCCATTTAGTTTCTAAGGCAACTCGCCTGTGGGAGTCTATATTGGCTCGCAAAA GTCAGCATGAGGTTCTTGCTTCAGGGCCAATCGAGGATTTAATAGCTCATAGGGAGCATAG ATACCGTATCTCTGGTTCCTCTTTGCTTGCGGCCATGGATCAGAGTTCTCAGGCTCCTTACATAGATGCCCTATCTGCCCAACCTGCTGATATAGATTCAACTCGATTGGAAGACAAAGAACTTAGTGATGGATCATTTCTGTATGTAAATAGGGAGAAACTGAAGAACAATGTagattcatctcatttgcaagTTAATGATGATACACATTCGCTAGTGGATGATAGAGGTGGAAGAGTTAACCCCACTGTGGATGTAGCAGAAATTATCAGATGTTGGACGCATGCATTGCAACGCATTCATAAACAGTCACTTTATCTG GCGAAAGCTAATGATGGAGAGGGTCCTGATATATTACGAAGTACACATGATGGTGATACAAGTGGCCATGCTGAGTCTTTAGCTGCAACTCTTGCTGAACACCACCAGCACCTGGCTAGTTTTCAG TTGCTTATTAACCAATTGAAGGAAGTTGCACCAACTATACAAAACTCAATAGCTGAGTGTACAGAGAAAGTGAATCGTATAACCTCTAACATACCTCCTATCACTAAACACCGTGGTCAAGCAACCTCACCTATACAAGCTCACAGCAGTGGACGGACATTG GAAAGTAGCACAGAAGATGTGGCTGAGGTTACTTCAAAAATGTCTAATGTTATGCTTGACAAGGTTTCGGCCAGCCCCCCTGCTCTGAAGCTCCCACAGTTATTTAGTTTGACTCCAAGTTCATCTGGGAAAGGTGGAAACATGCTAAAACGACAAACATTTGCTGCACACAGCAACCAATTAGAAAATATATCAGCAAGGAACTCTTCTGACCAGCCTTTGTCAGATAATCCACCACAAG ATGATGACAATTCTTATGTTCAAAACCTAAGGAGGTCTGTAAGAGAGGCAGCATTGTCCATGCCATCTTGTAATTTGGAACCCTCAAAAGACATCCCTTCTGATGAAGGTTCTGAGCACTTTTTTGCACCTCTTTCAACAGCTGGGTTTTCACATCTGGTCCCTGAAAGCAAGACATCTTCAAGGAGTAAAAGATTTTCTGTATTTCAAACAGATGCTTCATTGCAAGAGAATAATATTTCTCGTGGTCATGTTTGGAGCAAGTATGACGATTTGCCAGCCGGTTTGAATAATTTTAATTCACTTCATGACTATGACCATATAAATGGATTTCTGTCAGTTGCTGGCTCCAACAGTGCAGTTTCTGATGTACAAAGGTCATTTTTTGAGGTTGAGGAAAGCCGGGATCAGGTTTTCTCACCTCCTTTGCTGATGGAAGCAGCCCTGTTAGCAGATTCTTACGAGGATTTACTTG CTCCTCTATCAGAAACTGAAACTGCTTTGATGGAGCATTGA
- the LOC120000530 gene encoding probable carboxylesterase 11 has product MPSVAVKLYSVFFKFLLKHRLQNRIQNPSDESSPFGVTSRPEESVAAPNPSFEDGVATKDIHIDPFTSLSVRIFLPESALKAPEPDSKLQSRPRIPAHPSKQHLDLDLNDNTTSRRNSYGPSGMPSPKHESRRNSYGCSNDMDGLNLMKSDVYRGYSPSMDNARKLPIMLQFHGGGWVSGSNDSVANDFFCKRIATLCDVIVVAVGYRLAPENRYPAAFEDGLKVLNWLGKQANLAECSKSMGNARGGGTEFKKGDVNRHIVDAFGASMVEPWLAAHGDPSRCVLLGVSCGANIADYVARKAVEAGKLLDPVKIVAQVLMYPFFIGSSAPTRSEIKLANSYFYDKAMCILAWKLFLPEEEFSLDHPAANPLVPGRGPPLKLMPPTLTVVAELDWMRDRAIAYVQELRKVNVDAPLLEYKDAVHEFATLDMLLKTPQAKACAEDIAIWVKKYISFRGHEFSY; this is encoded by the exons ATGCCGAGCGTGGCTGTCAAGTTGTACAGTGTATTCTTCAAGTTTCTCTTGAAGCACCGCTTGCAGAACCGGATCCAGAATCCCTCTGATGAGTCCAGTCCATTCGGCGTTACAAGCCGACCCGAGGAGTCCGTCGCAGCACCAAATCCCTCTTTCGAGGATGGTGTTGCTACGAAGGATATCCACATCGACCCTTTCACGTCCCTTTCTGTTCGGATCTTCCTCCCGGAGTCCGCTCTCAAAGCTCCTGAACCCGACTCGAAGCTCCAATCCAGGCCTCGAATCCCTGCGCACCCTTCCAAACAACATCTCGATCTTGATCTAAACGATAATACCACTTCCCGTCGGAACAGCTACGGCCCCTCCGGAATGCCTTCGCCTAAACATGAATCTAGAAGGAATAGTTACGGTTGCAGCAATGACATGGACGgtttgaatttgatgaaatcCGACGTTTACAGGGGATACTCACCTTCTATGGATAATGCAAGAAAGCTTCCTATAATGTTGCAGTTTCACGGGGGTGGTTGGGTGAGTGGGAGTAATGATTCCGTTGCTAATGATTTCTTTTGTAAAAGGATTGCAACGCTTTGTGATGTTATTGTTGTGGCGGTTGGGTATAGGCTGGCACCAGAAAATCGGTACCCAGCAGCCTTTGAGGACGGCTTGAAGGTTTTGAATTGGCTGGGGAAGCAGGCGAATTTGGCAGAGTGCAGTAAGTCCATGGGCAATGCAAGGGGTGGGGGCACAGAGTTCAAGAAAGGAGATGTTAACAGGCATATTGTTGATGCATTTGGGGCGTCCATGGTGGAGCCTTGGTTGGCTGCGCATGGAGATCCGTCTAG ATGTGTCCTGCTTGGGGTGAGCTGTGGTGCCAACATTGCAGACTACGTGGCTCGGAAAGCTGTAGAAGCAGGTAAGCTCCTGGACCCTGTCAAGATTGTAGCGCAGGTATTGATGTATCCATTTTTCATTGGAAGTAGTGCTCCCACTCGTTCTGAGATAAAGTTAGCGAATTCCTACTTCTACGACAAAGCCATGTGCATACTTGCCTGGAAACTCTTCCTGCCTGAGGAAGAGTTCAGCCTGGATCACCCAGCTGCTAATCCTCTTGTTCCTGGACGAGGACCACCTTTGAAGCTTATGCCCCCAACACTGACAGTGGTGGCAGAACTTGACTGGATGAGAGACCGTGCTATTGCTTATGTACAGGAACTTCGAAAGGTAAATGTCGATGCACCTTTGCTCGAGTATAAAGATGCAGTTCATGAATTTGCGACCCTTGACATGCTTTTAAAGACCCCTCAGGCCAAGGCCTGTGCTGAGGACATTGCCATTTGGGTTAAGAAGTATATCTCATTTAGAGGTCATGAGTTCTCTTATTAG